In Candidatus Microthrix subdominans, the DNA window GTGACGTGGTTGGTTTGGTGCCCGGCAAGGTCGAGGTGACCGTCGATGGTGCAGCGCTGCGGATTGAACCGCTGGTTGACTCCGAATTGGATGAGACGAACGGCCTCGAGCTTGTCGATGGTCGCTTGGTCATCCCGGCGAGCGGGATGAAGCTCGACGATGCGCTGGTCGATGAGATGCGCCGTGCCGACCAGCGCTAAACGTCCGGACCGCTTGGTCGACACCAGCGTCGCGGTCGCGTTGGTCAGCGGTGATCACCCTTTTCATGTCGCAACGCGTCACTGCCTCGATGGCATGACCCTTGGCTTGTCCGGCCTTGCCGCGTTCGAGACCTTTTCGGTGCTCACTCGGCTGCCTCCGTCGAACCGGCGTTCACCGGACGTGATCTCGGCATTGATGGCCGCAAACTTCCCGGAGAACCGGTTCCTCTCGCCGGGCGCAGCAACCCTGCTTCTCGTCGGTTTGCCCGAGCTGGGAATCTCCGGCGGTTCGGTC includes these proteins:
- a CDS encoding AbrB/MazE/SpoVT family DNA-binding domain-containing protein: MVIPKQLRDVVGLVPGKVEVTVDGAALRIEPLVDSELDETNGLELVDGRLVIPASGMKLDDALVDEMRRADQR
- a CDS encoding type II toxin-antitoxin system VapC family toxin is translated as MPTSAKRPDRLVDTSVAVALVSGDHPFHVATRHCLDGMTLGLSGLAAFETFSVLTRLPPSNRRSPDVISALMAANFPENRFLSPGAATLLLVGLPELGISGGSVYDALVAAAAKEHGHTLMTRDRRVVGTYQRVGVTFELLST